In Blastocatellia bacterium, the genomic stretch GGTAGGCGTTGACCTGGGAGAGGCAAAGGCAATAGAGGTTAAGGATTCAGAAGGGAGAAACCAATATATAACCCAGTTCCAGGTAAAACTGGAGCGAGGTCAGTCCTTCACTCTAATTGCTCAGGGAATGGCTTACTCGAAGGGAAAAGCCGGTGGCGACCCGTTCGAACCCGATTCTGGTGAATGGCTTTTTGACAAGCAGATGTTTCAAGCGATTCCCTATGACAAAAAGCCCTATAATAAAACGATGATTGTCATTCATCTCAAGGCGCTAAGGGGAGGACAGTCGCTAATTCAATTCAAAGGAAGAATTCTAGGTTATGACAAACAATTCGATATTGTTACTCAAACATCTAAATGATAAGTGCTGAATTTTCCTGTGACCAACCAATGATTAAAACCAAGGCGGCATACGGTGCCGCGCGGCCTAACAAGGCGTTGCAGCGGAGGCCACGAAGCGCGGCTCAAGTGGTTACCCGCAACACCGCTCGCGGCCCCGCTGAACGCTGGCGTTAGACGGCTGTCCCAACTAAATCGGCGTTGCAACAGAAGATTAACAATTGTACTTTTTACCTATGAAGACTATTTCACTCCAATTAATACTCTTCTTGTTGCTCAGCAGCCTGGTATACGCACAAAAAAACGCCGGACTAGTGAATCAGAGTTTGCGGCGCGAACTATCGAGAATGCTGAAGGATGACCAGAAATACAGAGGGGCGATAACCGAGGTCGATAGGAGTAACCTGGCCCCTGACGTGAAGGAAAAAAGGCTCTCGGATCTTGCGGAGAAGCAGGATAGGCTGGATAAAAGAAACATAAAGAAATTGGCGAAGATCATCGAGAAGTATGGGTGGCCGGCGCGAAGCAGTGTCGGTAAGGAAGGAAGCCTGGCGGCGTTTTTGGTAGTCCAACACGGCGACCTGGGATACCAAAAGAAGTACTTTCCTCTGCTGAAAGAGGCCGTCAACAAGGGCGAAGCCGACCGAGACGATGCGGCCCTGCTAGAGGATAGAATCCTGATGCGGGAGGGGAAGAAACAGATCTACGGGACGCAGCTCCAGTTCAACGAAGGGACCAAGAAACTGGAATTATGGCCGATAGAGGATGAGGAGGGTGTTGACACCAGGAGAGCGAGTGTAGGGTTGGAGCCGCTGGCAGAGTATATGAAACGGTTCGGGTTAGAGTACAAAGCGTCGAAAAAGAAATAGGGCAGCTTGCAAAGGCCGTCTAACAAGGCGTTGCAGCGGAGGCCGTGAAGCGCAATTCTTATACGTTCTTTCAATGCCGCTCACGGCCCCGCTGAACGCGGGCGTTAGACCCCCTCGCGGAAGACCTTGCACGCATGGCGGCAATCCAAAATTGTTGCAATGTCTATCTGAAGCTGTTATTTAAGGCCAGAAGGAGTATAGCTCTATGAGTCAACACGTAGGTGCGCTATCGGTGCCGTTTGTAAAGGTAGAACAACAGGAGAAAGCCTTCTATCTCATATCGCTCTCGGCGGCAGAGGTTGTTTTAATCAGTTATGTCGCCAGGAGGGGCGAAAGCGAAGAGCAGGGCGCAGTTCAACGCTTACTCAATCCGGCGAGAATCTCTAGCATCCGCGATTTTGTACTGGCAGGTGGTGTCTTCCCTACATCTATTGTCCTTAACTGGGTTGCTGCTGACGAGCCACCCGTGATCAAAGGCAGCAGTCTAGTACTTCCACGCAAACCACGTAGTGCTCAGATTATAGACGGCCAGCATCGCGTGATCGGTCTATCAGCAGCAATTGAGAAGCAAGCATCAATCGCCAACCTCCAGCTTCCGGTGAGCATCTACAGCGGACTAAGCACGCCGGAATGTGCGGATATCTTCCTGTCAATCAATACCGAACAGAAGCCGGTTCATCGCAGTCTCGTATTCGATCTGTACTCAGTCGCAAGTGATTACGTGGTTGACCCAGCCGCTTTGCGAGCGGGAGACTTAGCCTCGGAGTTGAACGAAAACTCGAAGTCTCCCTACCGTAACTACATCAAGTTCCCAGGTGCGCCTAAGGGACAGAAAGGACTCGCTCTGTCAACAGTGGTGTCCGCTGTCAAGTCTCTCGTTGAGGAAAAAGGCGTCTTTGAGCAGGTTGGCCTGTCGGAACTTCGAACGCAGACTCAATTCTTGATCAACTTCTTCACAGTACTACGCAATGCTTACGGGGCGGAATGGGAGTCTCCTAGCAATGTCTTTCGCATGGCCGCCGGTTTCGTTGGCGCCATTGAGTTCGTAAAGAACAAGCTTGTTGTTCACTGCAACATAACCGGTGACTTTACTACGAAGGCTATCGAGGAGGTGATGAATATTTCACCGGGGAATGTCATTCGCCGGGACGCCATCGAGGGTCTGCAAGGAAGGCGAGCATTCAATCAGGTATCCCAGGCTCTCGAAGAGATGTTCGACCCGAAAGGTCAGAGCAGGAAGATCAAGGTCTAAGGGGCATGCCCCAGAGTGGTTGCGGAACTTATCTCCTTGGACTCCTGCCCAGTGGAGCGACGGCTAAGACATACTTTGCTCATTACACCGTCACCTCGCAATCTGAGTCTATACTGAAGGCAATTGCGCGGGAAGACGCTCGGCGATATGTCTACAACGCCGTTGTTTCGTTTCTCGGGGGAATCGGAGGGCTACACACGCAGCAGGCAGCCTGGGCTGTGACCAAGCTTTACTACAGTGCCTTCTATGTTGGTCGCGCGGCTCTCTGTCGCGCTGACCGAATTATTTTCCACGTACCAAAGCCGTCTGGTGGCGGCCATACACAATATGAGTTGATTGTTCGCGCTGGTGAGACAGCTAGGATCGTGTCAAATCCCCCAAGCACCCATAAACTCGTTGCGCGCCGGTTCAAAGAAATAGGGTATCCCGCTTTCATGGCATCCTTGGAGGTCGACGGACATGATCCATTTCTCTGGATGATGGAACAGAGGGAGTACTGGCAGTATCGTGCTGCTCGTTTTCCCGACCCGGATATGCCTGATATGCTAGCTCAGGTCGACATTGCGAGGGTACAGCGCCTACTTGAAGAATACGCATCAGACCCAACTGGGCTCTTCCTTTCGGACCCGGATCATGCACTTCTTGCGATACCGTTCCGCCTTGTCACCTGGGCTTTGACTCATGAGTCGCTAGTGTCTGACGGTGCCGCCAATGACGATGATCTTGCGTATTTGCGGAAGCGCTGTCAGATAGGAAACCAAGTTCTTGGGGGTATTCGAAGACTTCTAGTCTGAAGCAGGCACTGAAGCGCAGAGGATTGAACCAACAAAGGTATCCAAAGACGTTTTGGTTGATATTCTCGAACTGGGGGTCTAACAACCCGTTGCAGCGGAGGCCGTGCAGCGCGGTTCTCATGGTTACCCGCAATGCCGCTCACGGCCCCGCTGAACGCGAGCGTTAGGCCGATGTGCAATGACCTGCCTTGTCTAAATTGAAAAGGGGCACTGTTAAACTACGTTTGAAAGGAGCTAACTATGAAAGAAAAAATAATCCTCATCGTTGTTGGCGGCTTGAGCATCCTTATTGCGCTTTCACACATGATTGGTTTGCTAGAATTGGTACCTTGGTTGGAACACCGAATCCCTGTCTTTACTCTGTTAGTTGTTGGTGTCGTCGCCGAATATCTTGCATTTGAAAATAAGAAAAAACTCGACAGCATAGAACGCCTGGTGCGCGATGGAGAAGCAAAGATCATTCGATCCTTGAATGGCGTTGAGGTTAGGTACTTTGAGCATGTATCACAGGTGTACGAATATGCTCATAAAAGAATGTTAGAGGCAAAGAACAGCATTGATGATTTGACTTGGGGAGATGCCGATCACTTTGAGACTCCTGATCATAGGCAAGCACATGAAGAATACATAAGAGACATAGCTGAAATAAGCTCCAAGAAGAACTTCAGGTATCGGGAAGTTATGACTTTTCCGAACATAGAGAGACTGAGGCGAGCCGAAGCCATGATCACTAACAATAAAGCCAAAGGGTACCAACTCAAATACTACGAAATTCCTCCACAGGGGATGCCTCCGCTTATGGAGTTTCTCTTGATAGACTCTGAAGAGGTTATTTTTGCCTTCTATAAGTGGCCATATTCACCTACATCAATCCAATTCCACTTGGCCGTAAAGCATCCCGACATTGTGAAATTACTTGAAGACTACTATACAGCGGTGTGGGAAAACCCGAACGCGAAGAAGCTAAAGGTGGATGACCAAGTAAATGGGGCAGCACTAGAGGAGATCAAGGATCTGTTTAAGCCAAGAGAAACGAT encodes the following:
- a CDS encoding DUF6624 domain-containing protein, with amino-acid sequence MKTISLQLILFLLLSSLVYAQKNAGLVNQSLRRELSRMLKDDQKYRGAITEVDRSNLAPDVKEKRLSDLAEKQDRLDKRNIKKLAKIIEKYGWPARSSVGKEGSLAAFLVVQHGDLGYQKKYFPLLKEAVNKGEADRDDAALLEDRILMREGKKQIYGTQLQFNEGTKKLELWPIEDEEGVDTRRASVGLEPLAEYMKRFGLEYKASKKK
- a CDS encoding DGQHR domain-containing protein, whose product is MSQHVGALSVPFVKVEQQEKAFYLISLSAAEVVLISYVARRGESEEQGAVQRLLNPARISSIRDFVLAGGVFPTSIVLNWVAADEPPVIKGSSLVLPRKPRSAQIIDGQHRVIGLSAAIEKQASIANLQLPVSIYSGLSTPECADIFLSINTEQKPVHRSLVFDLYSVASDYVVDPAALRAGDLASELNENSKSPYRNYIKFPGAPKGQKGLALSTVVSAVKSLVEEKGVFEQVGLSELRTQTQFLINFFTVLRNAYGAEWESPSNVFRMAAGFVGAIEFVKNKLVVHCNITGDFTTKAIEEVMNISPGNVIRRDAIEGLQGRRAFNQVSQALEEMFDPKGQSRKIKV